In Candidatus Methanomethylophilus alvi Mx1201, a genomic segment contains:
- a CDS encoding aldehyde dehydrogenase family protein — MKSEVADVMKLDKEYKLFIGGKWVSASDGKTFTTVCSATGEKLAECAEATKEDVDAAVKAAEEAFPAWAAVMPADRAKILNKIADIIEENIPRLAMIEAMDVGKPIRETTIIDIPTTADQFRYYAGLIRGEEGSVTKVTEEAAAKMLGEIFQ, encoded by the coding sequence ATGAAATCAGAAGTCGCAGACGTAATGAAACTCGACAAAGAGTACAAGTTGTTCATCGGGGGGAAGTGGGTCTCCGCCTCCGACGGCAAGACCTTCACGACCGTTTGTTCCGCCACGGGCGAGAAACTCGCCGAGTGTGCGGAGGCGACCAAGGAGGACGTGGATGCGGCCGTGAAAGCAGCCGAGGAGGCGTTCCCCGCATGGGCCGCCGTCATGCCCGCGGACAGGGCCAAGATACTCAACAAGATCGCCGACATCATCGAGGAGAACATCCCGAGACTCGCTATGATCGAAGCCATGGATGTAGGGAAGCCCATAAGGGAGACGACGATCATCGACATCCCCACCACCGCGGACCAGTTCAGATACTATGCCGGTCTGATCAGGGGGGAGGAGGGTTCGGTGACCAAGGTGACCGAGGAGGCCGCGGCGAAGATGCTCGGCGAGATCTTCCAGTGA
- a CDS encoding aminopeptidase P family protein produces the protein MASRSERLMANAPDMDAIVIANGGENFLDSTYRYLLEPTGGVFEDCYIVVRKDGSQDVIVNVLEEESARTGRGDVKVFHNRSELESIFKESLEGCKRVGFNVDSVPYSTVTGIKKLTGYDYEVVDARKAVADTVAIKDGKEIEAIRKACSISSKVAKELPDYLSEGVSETDVATRMEIRMQELGGRGLAFDTIAAFGPNSSMPHYMPADYRLKKGDAALFDFGCKWGGYCSDMTRTLFLGKPPEILERAYEVVREAQQAGIDAYRAGAMAKDADLAARKIIDASEFKGKFIHSFGHGIGMDVHQPIYVSPRSEQVLSAGNIVSAEPGIYIPGVGGIRIEDTVLITEDGCERLTDFPHELTVV, from the coding sequence ATGGCAAGCAGATCAGAAAGGCTTATGGCGAATGCGCCCGACATGGACGCCATAGTGATCGCCAACGGCGGGGAGAACTTCCTGGATTCCACGTACAGATATCTCTTGGAGCCTACGGGAGGGGTGTTCGAGGACTGTTACATAGTGGTCAGGAAGGACGGTTCCCAGGACGTCATAGTGAATGTCCTGGAGGAGGAGTCGGCGCGTACCGGCCGCGGGGACGTCAAGGTGTTCCATAACAGGTCGGAATTGGAATCCATCTTCAAGGAATCCCTCGAAGGATGCAAGAGGGTCGGATTCAACGTGGATTCGGTCCCCTACAGTACGGTCACGGGCATCAAAAAACTTACCGGATACGATTATGAGGTGGTCGATGCCAGGAAGGCCGTGGCAGACACCGTGGCGATAAAGGATGGGAAGGAGATCGAGGCCATCAGGAAGGCCTGCTCGATATCTTCCAAGGTGGCCAAGGAGCTTCCCGACTATCTTTCCGAAGGCGTCTCCGAGACCGATGTCGCCACCAGGATGGAGATCAGGATGCAGGAGCTCGGAGGGAGAGGTCTCGCATTCGACACCATAGCGGCTTTCGGACCCAATTCCAGCATGCCTCACTACATGCCGGCCGACTATCGTCTGAAGAAGGGCGATGCGGCACTCTTCGATTTCGGGTGCAAATGGGGAGGATATTGTTCCGATATGACCAGGACATTGTTCCTCGGTAAGCCTCCCGAGATCCTGGAGAGGGCATATGAGGTGGTAAGGGAGGCGCAGCAGGCGGGGATAGACGCCTACAGGGCCGGGGCCATGGCCAAGGATGCCGACCTTGCCGCGAGGAAGATCATCGACGCCTCCGAATTCAAAGGGAAATTCATCCACTCGTTCGGACACGGTATCGGTATGGACGTCCATCAGCCCATATACGTAAGTCCCAGATCGGAACAGGTCCTGTCTGCGGGGAACATAGTGTCGGCGGAGCCCGGCATATACATACCCGGGGTCGGAGGGATAAGGATCGAGGACACCGTACTGATCACGGAGGACGGGTGCGAAAGGCTCACCGATTTCCCCCATGAACTGACCGTAGTATGA
- a CDS encoding cyclophilin-like family protein: MLKLLIRTRNGEYPADLDESDISSAIWFLSSPEFSAEANQVSGLYYFELPLDPLVKGEEKEKFETGDICWWPKVNAMVIFYGPTPLSGEDGKPVWKFPLIKIGRLTGDFSDMDDAGDRQKFTLVQEI; this comes from the coding sequence ATGCTTAAACTGCTGATAAGGACGAGGAACGGGGAATATCCCGCGGATCTCGACGAGAGCGACATCAGCAGTGCGATCTGGTTCCTGTCCTCGCCCGAATTCTCGGCGGAAGCCAACCAGGTATCGGGCCTGTATTATTTCGAACTCCCTCTGGATCCTCTTGTAAAAGGGGAGGAGAAGGAGAAGTTCGAGACCGGAGACATCTGCTGGTGGCCCAAGGTCAACGCAATGGTGATATTCTACGGTCCGACCCCGCTCAGCGGAGAAGACGGAAAGCCCGTCTGGAAGTTCCCTCTGATAAAGATCGGGAGACTTACAGGGGACTTCTCGGACATGGACGACGCAGGGGACAGGCAGAAGTTCACACTCGTCCAGGAAATCTGA
- a CDS encoding ATP-binding protein: MDDKTEFNEEWPEYDRFDDSANDEASIDDIRWDLINDHLARTGSPLKGGDKDTLVRTMGLARCISGKIRPVNAGLLMFSDDPEKYFEGARVEMSVVSGPGCSIDNVFEGPLGFQLGCALGFVKNVVVRGKTQEGRNDRTYNWPYESVKEALVNAVCHKDYRISEPITVKVFPDRIEVMSFPGPDPRIPEERVKDMTMRSSSLRNERITGFLREMGLAEGRNTGMRKITSAMEDNGSGRPFCETDTGRTYLRTVLPVNERFLDETSETLIPRKNRRNTSDDVKTRIMEALGKEGCMTSKELCAAVGYSNVNNLFRRCLAELMEEREISFLYPLNPRDPRQKVCLVKRRPLA, encoded by the coding sequence ATGGATGATAAGACGGAATTCAATGAAGAATGGCCTGAATACGACCGTTTCGACGATTCTGCGAACGACGAAGCTTCGATCGACGACATCAGATGGGACCTCATCAACGACCACCTTGCCCGTACAGGAAGTCCTCTCAAAGGAGGGGATAAAGACACCCTCGTCCGCACCATGGGCCTCGCCAGGTGCATATCAGGAAAGATCAGACCCGTCAACGCCGGACTCCTGATGTTCAGCGATGACCCGGAAAAGTACTTTGAAGGGGCCAGAGTAGAGATGTCGGTGGTTTCCGGACCGGGATGCTCCATAGATAATGTCTTCGAAGGCCCCTTGGGGTTCCAGCTCGGATGTGCCCTCGGATTCGTGAAGAACGTGGTGGTCCGCGGAAAGACACAGGAGGGCCGTAACGACCGCACATACAACTGGCCTTACGAAAGTGTGAAAGAAGCCCTTGTAAACGCCGTATGTCACAAGGACTACCGCATATCCGAGCCTATAACCGTGAAGGTGTTCCCGGACCGTATCGAGGTCATGAGTTTTCCGGGTCCCGACCCCCGTATCCCTGAAGAGCGCGTAAAGGACATGACTATGCGGTCGTCATCCCTCAGAAACGAACGCATCACAGGATTCCTCAGAGAGATGGGACTCGCCGAGGGTAGGAATACCGGAATGCGGAAGATCACATCGGCCATGGAGGATAACGGCTCCGGAAGACCCTTCTGCGAGACCGATACGGGAAGGACCTATCTCCGTACAGTCCTCCCGGTGAACGAAAGATTCCTGGACGAGACGTCCGAGACCCTCATTCCTCGGAAGAACCGCAGGAACACCTCGGACGATGTGAAAACACGTATAATGGAGGCCCTCGGGAAAGAAGGGTGCATGACGTCCAAGGAACTTTGCGCAGCCGTGGGATACAGCAATGTGAACAATCTGTTCCGCAGATGTCTCGCAGAACTCATGGAGGAGAGGGAGATATCCTTCCTCTACCCCCTCAATCCGAGGGACCCCCGCCAGAAGGTCTGTCTGGTGAAAAGGCGACCTCTGGCATGA
- the ilvC gene encoding ketol-acid reductoisomerase, with protein MDTKIYHDEDADLNVLKGKKVAVLGYGAQGRAQALSFRDSGFDVTIGVRENGPSWKKAKEDGGMTVTTMDKAVKDADVVLMLLPDETQPDIYKEFVEPNLKKGAALDFAHGFAITYKLIVPPKDVDVIMMAPKAPGDAERQQFVEGFGVPALIAVHQDATGNAKKIALALAKGLGCTRAGTFEVDNFDYETKSDLFGEQAVECGGLSKLIEEGFQTLVDQGFPPIVAYFECCHENKLIIDLVTQGGMAYMWNVCSNTAKYGGLTRRDKVINKDSVAGMKEIYREIDSGEFKTEWRQEWANGLKNLHAMMDDESKLQLEKTGAEVRALFQRKAN; from the coding sequence ATGGACACCAAGATTTACCATGATGAGGACGCGGATCTGAACGTCCTCAAGGGAAAGAAAGTCGCAGTTCTCGGATACGGAGCACAGGGACGCGCACAGGCTCTCAGCTTCCGCGACTCCGGATTTGACGTCACCATCGGAGTCAGGGAGAACGGACCCTCCTGGAAGAAGGCCAAGGAGGACGGAGGAATGACCGTCACCACCATGGACAAGGCCGTCAAGGACGCAGACGTCGTCCTGATGCTCCTTCCCGACGAGACCCAGCCCGACATCTACAAGGAGTTCGTCGAGCCCAACCTGAAGAAGGGTGCGGCCCTCGACTTCGCCCACGGTTTCGCCATCACCTACAAGCTCATCGTCCCCCCGAAGGACGTCGACGTCATCATGATGGCACCCAAGGCCCCCGGAGATGCGGAGAGGCAGCAGTTCGTCGAGGGATTCGGAGTCCCCGCCCTCATCGCCGTCCACCAGGATGCGACCGGCAACGCCAAGAAGATCGCACTCGCACTCGCCAAGGGACTCGGATGCACCCGCGCCGGAACCTTCGAGGTCGACAACTTCGACTACGAGACCAAATCCGACCTCTTCGGCGAGCAGGCCGTCGAGTGCGGAGGACTCTCCAAGCTGATCGAGGAGGGATTCCAGACCCTCGTCGACCAGGGATTCCCCCCGATCGTCGCATACTTCGAGTGCTGCCACGAGAACAAGCTCATCATCGACCTGGTCACCCAGGGCGGAATGGCATACATGTGGAACGTCTGCTCCAACACCGCCAAATACGGCGGACTGACCCGCAGGGACAAGGTCATCAACAAGGACTCTGTCGCAGGAATGAAAGAGATCTACAGAGAGATCGATTCCGGCGAGTTCAAGACCGAGTGGAGGCAGGAGTGGGCCAACGGACTCAAGAACCTGCACGCCATGATGGACGACGAGTCCAAGCTCCAGCTGGAGAAGACCGGTGCCGAGGTCAGGGCACTGTTCCAGCGCAAGGCGAACTGA